The following are encoded in a window of Rosa chinensis cultivar Old Blush chromosome 4, RchiOBHm-V2, whole genome shotgun sequence genomic DNA:
- the LOC112197837 gene encoding uncharacterized protein LOC112197837 isoform X2 produces the protein MLLGSSSVSNPVVAPKMRSIRMKRLLQDRHDENHNTEREGQEICNNQNLAGSISETGTAISEARTTNSAGNEQHQIHPTPRSPMGFFDLSVPYTDLPPPDRSTRTKLVTKALELGYSGVAYNRTIKGVMSDRDRCSIPLLTLPSLLKHSPHLTSSVGFHRHLLGVPRATPFRQYTRLTVCAETLAQAQALNSGNPILKTYDLVAVKPMNQFAFDQACEKLEVDIIAIDFSEKLSFRLKQPLVKAAIERKVYFEITYAGLIADVQTRRQIITNAKLLVDWTRGRNIIISSAAPTANEFRGPYDVANLMSLLGLSMERAKAAISRNCRTLISNAVRKKHYYKEAIRVEVLPSGEESDGNKPSSSDSFNWDPISSGEGDLLLDDLAKAFSNSSTKATKMVKAIDFASVIDSMPSLGFQVNDLIAGTNVVVSQPLATQKNIVSAPQLNVQSVATDGVQEQSVLCDTMLERQRFKSENPQKLYSSSDTTKAVNDVIPIEDPSITTRAEPNSPDETDGIATDIHGVQSQKSAIANAVNDVMEIEVPTTTGAEPTNSAESMGITKEIHDVQSLKSVTAKTFKDAMEIEAPTTTGAETKNPDGIDGVTTEILNVSTTNCELNVVPSQVNLTYHALDIGLSVACNPDSEVQVPTNYQDTDIPGPHNEEADSIKNNDIQSDLVDEVLTGKEKKSLPLDSALDKSILEVDELTEPGDDVVVLANQVPVLDSSDEMTATDDYSVANHETAEVIMHEQEHGKADVELSYPALVQSESGKSKAKRKKPHQVTFLPLKRLLHATPFKKARKSKRRHKMA, from the exons ATGCTGTTAGGATCTTCAAGTGTTTCAAATCCAG TTGTGGCTCCAAAGATGAGGTCAATAAGAATGAAGAGGTTGTTACAGGATCGTCATGATGAAAATCATAATACTGAGAGAGAAGGACAAGAAATATGTAATAACCAGAATTTAGCTGGTAGTATATCTGAAACTGGAACTGCAATATCTGAAGCTAGAACTACAAATTCTGCTGGGAATGAACAGCATCAAATTCATCCAACACCAAGGAGTC CAATGGGCTTCTTCGACCTGAGCGTACCCTACACCGACCTCCCGCCGCCGGACCGCTCAACCCGCACAAAGCTCGTGACCAAGGCCCTCGAGCTCGGCTACTCTGGCGTCGCCTACAACCGTACGATCAAGGGTGTCATGTCCGATCGCGACCGTTGCTCCATCCCCCTCCTCACTCTTCCTTCTCTCCTCAAACACTCTCCTCACCTCACCTCCTCCGTCGGCTTCCACCGCCACCTCCTCGGCGTCCCACGCGCCACCCCTTTCCGCCAGTACACGCGCCTCACCGTCTGCGCCGAAACCCTTGCCCAGGCTCAGGCCCTCAATTCTGGCAACCCCATTTTGAAGACCTACGATTTGGTGGCTGTCAAGCCCATGAACCAGTTCGCTTTCGATCAGGCCTGTGAGAAATTGGAG GTAGATATAATAGCGATTGATTTTTCGGAGAAGTTATCATTTCGATTGAAGCAGCCTCTGGTTAAAGCTGCCATTGAG CGGAAGGTGTATTTTGAGATCACATATGCAGGGCTTATTGCCGATGTTCAAACTAGAAGGCAAATTATAACCAATGCTAAG TTATTGGTAGATTGGACTCGAGGAAGGAATATAATTATCTCTAGTGCTGCCCCAACTGCGAATGAATTTAGAGGGCCATATGATGTTGCAAACTTAATGTCATTGCTCGGTCTCTCCATGGAACGAGCTAAGGCGGCTATTTCAAGAAATTGTAG GACTCTTATATCTAATGCAGTGAGAAAAAAACACTATTATAAGGAAGCCATTAGAGTTGAAGTACTACCATCAGGTGAAGAAAGTGATGGGAACAAACCTTCGTCTAGTGACTCTTTTAATTGGGATCCCATCTCTAGTGGTGAAGGTGATTTGCTTTTAGATGATTTGGCAAAGGCTTTCAGTAACTCCAGTACTAAAGCAACCAAAATGGTCAAAGCCATTGATTTTGCTTCGGTTATTGACAGTATGCCATCACTTGGATTTCAAGTTAACGATCTTATAGCTGGAACTAATGTGGTTGTGTCGCAACCATTGGCTACTCAGAAAAACATCGTTTCTGCTCCCCAGTTAAATGTGCAATCAGTTGCAACTGATGGAGTACAAGAACAATCTGTTTTATGTGATACTATGTTGGAGCGGCAAAGGTTCAAAAGCGAAAATCCTCAGAAATTATATTCATCTAGTGATACTACCAAAGCTGTTAACGATGTTATTCCAATTGAAGATCCTTCGATAACCACAAGAGCAGAACCAAATAGTCCAGATGAAACAGATGGGATTGCTACAGATATTCATGGTGTGCAATCACAGAAGTCTGCGATTGCAAATGCTGTTAATGATGTTATGGAAATTGAAGTTCCTACAACCACTGGAGCAGAACCAACGAATTCAGCTGAATCAATggggattacaaaagaaatTCATGATGTGCAATCACTGAAGTCTGTGACTGCCAAAACTTTTAAAGATGCTATGGAAATTGAAGCTCCTACGACCACTGGAGCGGAAACAAAGAATCCGGATGGAATAGATGGGGTTACTACAGAAATTCTTAATGTTAGTACGACTAATTGCGAATTGAATGTTGTGCCATCTCAGGTTAATTTAACATATCATGCACTAGACATTGGGTTGAGTGTTGCTTGTAATCCTGATTCTGAAGTTCAGGTTCCCACTAATTATCAGGACACTGATATTCCCGGTCCTCATAATGAAGAGGCTGATAGTATTAAAAATAATGATATACAAAGTGATTTAGTGGATGAAGTTCTAAcaggtaaagaaaaaaaatctttgcCTCTGGATTCAGCATTGGATAAAAGTATTTTGGAAGTGGATGAATTGACGGAACCTGGAGATGATGTAGTTGTACTTGCAAATCAGGTTCCTGTTCTGGATTCTAGTGATGAGATGACAGCAACTGATGATTATTCAGTTGCAAATCATGAGACAGCAGAGGTAATAATGCATGAGCAAGAACATGGGAAAGCTGATGTTGAATTGAGCTATCCAGCCTTGGTTCAGTCTGAATCAG GGAAATCCAAGGCAAAAAGGAAGAAACCTCATCAGGTGACATTTCTTCCGCTCAAGCGATTGCTGCATGCTACACCTTTTAAGAAGGCTCGGAAAAGTAAAAGGAGACATAAGATGGCATAA
- the LOC112197837 gene encoding uncharacterized protein LOC112197837 isoform X1, which translates to MQRSACIILLLLFLCTLFGIISLCHCYSDSWNSMLLGSSSVSNPVVAPKMRSIRMKRLLQDRHDENHNTEREGQEICNNQNLAGSISETGTAISEARTTNSAGNEQHQIHPTPRSPMGFFDLSVPYTDLPPPDRSTRTKLVTKALELGYSGVAYNRTIKGVMSDRDRCSIPLLTLPSLLKHSPHLTSSVGFHRHLLGVPRATPFRQYTRLTVCAETLAQAQALNSGNPILKTYDLVAVKPMNQFAFDQACEKLEVDIIAIDFSEKLSFRLKQPLVKAAIERKVYFEITYAGLIADVQTRRQIITNAKLLVDWTRGRNIIISSAAPTANEFRGPYDVANLMSLLGLSMERAKAAISRNCRTLISNAVRKKHYYKEAIRVEVLPSGEESDGNKPSSSDSFNWDPISSGEGDLLLDDLAKAFSNSSTKATKMVKAIDFASVIDSMPSLGFQVNDLIAGTNVVVSQPLATQKNIVSAPQLNVQSVATDGVQEQSVLCDTMLERQRFKSENPQKLYSSSDTTKAVNDVIPIEDPSITTRAEPNSPDETDGIATDIHGVQSQKSAIANAVNDVMEIEVPTTTGAEPTNSAESMGITKEIHDVQSLKSVTAKTFKDAMEIEAPTTTGAETKNPDGIDGVTTEILNVSTTNCELNVVPSQVNLTYHALDIGLSVACNPDSEVQVPTNYQDTDIPGPHNEEADSIKNNDIQSDLVDEVLTGKEKKSLPLDSALDKSILEVDELTEPGDDVVVLANQVPVLDSSDEMTATDDYSVANHETAEVIMHEQEHGKADVELSYPALVQSESGKSKAKRKKPHQVTFLPLKRLLHATPFKKARKSKRRHKMA; encoded by the exons ATGCAAAGAAGTGCGTGTATTATTCTTCTGCTGCTGTTCCTGTGTACATTATTTGGGATTATCTCACTGTGTCATTGCTATTCAG ATAGTTGGAACAGCATGCTGTTAGGATCTTCAAGTGTTTCAAATCCAG TTGTGGCTCCAAAGATGAGGTCAATAAGAATGAAGAGGTTGTTACAGGATCGTCATGATGAAAATCATAATACTGAGAGAGAAGGACAAGAAATATGTAATAACCAGAATTTAGCTGGTAGTATATCTGAAACTGGAACTGCAATATCTGAAGCTAGAACTACAAATTCTGCTGGGAATGAACAGCATCAAATTCATCCAACACCAAGGAGTC CAATGGGCTTCTTCGACCTGAGCGTACCCTACACCGACCTCCCGCCGCCGGACCGCTCAACCCGCACAAAGCTCGTGACCAAGGCCCTCGAGCTCGGCTACTCTGGCGTCGCCTACAACCGTACGATCAAGGGTGTCATGTCCGATCGCGACCGTTGCTCCATCCCCCTCCTCACTCTTCCTTCTCTCCTCAAACACTCTCCTCACCTCACCTCCTCCGTCGGCTTCCACCGCCACCTCCTCGGCGTCCCACGCGCCACCCCTTTCCGCCAGTACACGCGCCTCACCGTCTGCGCCGAAACCCTTGCCCAGGCTCAGGCCCTCAATTCTGGCAACCCCATTTTGAAGACCTACGATTTGGTGGCTGTCAAGCCCATGAACCAGTTCGCTTTCGATCAGGCCTGTGAGAAATTGGAG GTAGATATAATAGCGATTGATTTTTCGGAGAAGTTATCATTTCGATTGAAGCAGCCTCTGGTTAAAGCTGCCATTGAG CGGAAGGTGTATTTTGAGATCACATATGCAGGGCTTATTGCCGATGTTCAAACTAGAAGGCAAATTATAACCAATGCTAAG TTATTGGTAGATTGGACTCGAGGAAGGAATATAATTATCTCTAGTGCTGCCCCAACTGCGAATGAATTTAGAGGGCCATATGATGTTGCAAACTTAATGTCATTGCTCGGTCTCTCCATGGAACGAGCTAAGGCGGCTATTTCAAGAAATTGTAG GACTCTTATATCTAATGCAGTGAGAAAAAAACACTATTATAAGGAAGCCATTAGAGTTGAAGTACTACCATCAGGTGAAGAAAGTGATGGGAACAAACCTTCGTCTAGTGACTCTTTTAATTGGGATCCCATCTCTAGTGGTGAAGGTGATTTGCTTTTAGATGATTTGGCAAAGGCTTTCAGTAACTCCAGTACTAAAGCAACCAAAATGGTCAAAGCCATTGATTTTGCTTCGGTTATTGACAGTATGCCATCACTTGGATTTCAAGTTAACGATCTTATAGCTGGAACTAATGTGGTTGTGTCGCAACCATTGGCTACTCAGAAAAACATCGTTTCTGCTCCCCAGTTAAATGTGCAATCAGTTGCAACTGATGGAGTACAAGAACAATCTGTTTTATGTGATACTATGTTGGAGCGGCAAAGGTTCAAAAGCGAAAATCCTCAGAAATTATATTCATCTAGTGATACTACCAAAGCTGTTAACGATGTTATTCCAATTGAAGATCCTTCGATAACCACAAGAGCAGAACCAAATAGTCCAGATGAAACAGATGGGATTGCTACAGATATTCATGGTGTGCAATCACAGAAGTCTGCGATTGCAAATGCTGTTAATGATGTTATGGAAATTGAAGTTCCTACAACCACTGGAGCAGAACCAACGAATTCAGCTGAATCAATggggattacaaaagaaatTCATGATGTGCAATCACTGAAGTCTGTGACTGCCAAAACTTTTAAAGATGCTATGGAAATTGAAGCTCCTACGACCACTGGAGCGGAAACAAAGAATCCGGATGGAATAGATGGGGTTACTACAGAAATTCTTAATGTTAGTACGACTAATTGCGAATTGAATGTTGTGCCATCTCAGGTTAATTTAACATATCATGCACTAGACATTGGGTTGAGTGTTGCTTGTAATCCTGATTCTGAAGTTCAGGTTCCCACTAATTATCAGGACACTGATATTCCCGGTCCTCATAATGAAGAGGCTGATAGTATTAAAAATAATGATATACAAAGTGATTTAGTGGATGAAGTTCTAAcaggtaaagaaaaaaaatctttgcCTCTGGATTCAGCATTGGATAAAAGTATTTTGGAAGTGGATGAATTGACGGAACCTGGAGATGATGTAGTTGTACTTGCAAATCAGGTTCCTGTTCTGGATTCTAGTGATGAGATGACAGCAACTGATGATTATTCAGTTGCAAATCATGAGACAGCAGAGGTAATAATGCATGAGCAAGAACATGGGAAAGCTGATGTTGAATTGAGCTATCCAGCCTTGGTTCAGTCTGAATCAG GGAAATCCAAGGCAAAAAGGAAGAAACCTCATCAGGTGACATTTCTTCCGCTCAAGCGATTGCTGCATGCTACACCTTTTAAGAAGGCTCGGAAAAGTAAAAGGAGACATAAGATGGCATAA
- the LOC112197837 gene encoding protein GAMETOPHYTE DEFECTIVE 1 isoform X3: MGFFDLSVPYTDLPPPDRSTRTKLVTKALELGYSGVAYNRTIKGVMSDRDRCSIPLLTLPSLLKHSPHLTSSVGFHRHLLGVPRATPFRQYTRLTVCAETLAQAQALNSGNPILKTYDLVAVKPMNQFAFDQACEKLEVDIIAIDFSEKLSFRLKQPLVKAAIERKVYFEITYAGLIADVQTRRQIITNAKLLVDWTRGRNIIISSAAPTANEFRGPYDVANLMSLLGLSMERAKAAISRNCRTLISNAVRKKHYYKEAIRVEVLPSGEESDGNKPSSSDSFNWDPISSGEGDLLLDDLAKAFSNSSTKATKMVKAIDFASVIDSMPSLGFQVNDLIAGTNVVVSQPLATQKNIVSAPQLNVQSVATDGVQEQSVLCDTMLERQRFKSENPQKLYSSSDTTKAVNDVIPIEDPSITTRAEPNSPDETDGIATDIHGVQSQKSAIANAVNDVMEIEVPTTTGAEPTNSAESMGITKEIHDVQSLKSVTAKTFKDAMEIEAPTTTGAETKNPDGIDGVTTEILNVSTTNCELNVVPSQVNLTYHALDIGLSVACNPDSEVQVPTNYQDTDIPGPHNEEADSIKNNDIQSDLVDEVLTGKEKKSLPLDSALDKSILEVDELTEPGDDVVVLANQVPVLDSSDEMTATDDYSVANHETAEVIMHEQEHGKADVELSYPALVQSESGKSKAKRKKPHQVTFLPLKRLLHATPFKKARKSKRRHKMA, translated from the exons ATGGGCTTCTTCGACCTGAGCGTACCCTACACCGACCTCCCGCCGCCGGACCGCTCAACCCGCACAAAGCTCGTGACCAAGGCCCTCGAGCTCGGCTACTCTGGCGTCGCCTACAACCGTACGATCAAGGGTGTCATGTCCGATCGCGACCGTTGCTCCATCCCCCTCCTCACTCTTCCTTCTCTCCTCAAACACTCTCCTCACCTCACCTCCTCCGTCGGCTTCCACCGCCACCTCCTCGGCGTCCCACGCGCCACCCCTTTCCGCCAGTACACGCGCCTCACCGTCTGCGCCGAAACCCTTGCCCAGGCTCAGGCCCTCAATTCTGGCAACCCCATTTTGAAGACCTACGATTTGGTGGCTGTCAAGCCCATGAACCAGTTCGCTTTCGATCAGGCCTGTGAGAAATTGGAG GTAGATATAATAGCGATTGATTTTTCGGAGAAGTTATCATTTCGATTGAAGCAGCCTCTGGTTAAAGCTGCCATTGAG CGGAAGGTGTATTTTGAGATCACATATGCAGGGCTTATTGCCGATGTTCAAACTAGAAGGCAAATTATAACCAATGCTAAG TTATTGGTAGATTGGACTCGAGGAAGGAATATAATTATCTCTAGTGCTGCCCCAACTGCGAATGAATTTAGAGGGCCATATGATGTTGCAAACTTAATGTCATTGCTCGGTCTCTCCATGGAACGAGCTAAGGCGGCTATTTCAAGAAATTGTAG GACTCTTATATCTAATGCAGTGAGAAAAAAACACTATTATAAGGAAGCCATTAGAGTTGAAGTACTACCATCAGGTGAAGAAAGTGATGGGAACAAACCTTCGTCTAGTGACTCTTTTAATTGGGATCCCATCTCTAGTGGTGAAGGTGATTTGCTTTTAGATGATTTGGCAAAGGCTTTCAGTAACTCCAGTACTAAAGCAACCAAAATGGTCAAAGCCATTGATTTTGCTTCGGTTATTGACAGTATGCCATCACTTGGATTTCAAGTTAACGATCTTATAGCTGGAACTAATGTGGTTGTGTCGCAACCATTGGCTACTCAGAAAAACATCGTTTCTGCTCCCCAGTTAAATGTGCAATCAGTTGCAACTGATGGAGTACAAGAACAATCTGTTTTATGTGATACTATGTTGGAGCGGCAAAGGTTCAAAAGCGAAAATCCTCAGAAATTATATTCATCTAGTGATACTACCAAAGCTGTTAACGATGTTATTCCAATTGAAGATCCTTCGATAACCACAAGAGCAGAACCAAATAGTCCAGATGAAACAGATGGGATTGCTACAGATATTCATGGTGTGCAATCACAGAAGTCTGCGATTGCAAATGCTGTTAATGATGTTATGGAAATTGAAGTTCCTACAACCACTGGAGCAGAACCAACGAATTCAGCTGAATCAATggggattacaaaagaaatTCATGATGTGCAATCACTGAAGTCTGTGACTGCCAAAACTTTTAAAGATGCTATGGAAATTGAAGCTCCTACGACCACTGGAGCGGAAACAAAGAATCCGGATGGAATAGATGGGGTTACTACAGAAATTCTTAATGTTAGTACGACTAATTGCGAATTGAATGTTGTGCCATCTCAGGTTAATTTAACATATCATGCACTAGACATTGGGTTGAGTGTTGCTTGTAATCCTGATTCTGAAGTTCAGGTTCCCACTAATTATCAGGACACTGATATTCCCGGTCCTCATAATGAAGAGGCTGATAGTATTAAAAATAATGATATACAAAGTGATTTAGTGGATGAAGTTCTAAcaggtaaagaaaaaaaatctttgcCTCTGGATTCAGCATTGGATAAAAGTATTTTGGAAGTGGATGAATTGACGGAACCTGGAGATGATGTAGTTGTACTTGCAAATCAGGTTCCTGTTCTGGATTCTAGTGATGAGATGACAGCAACTGATGATTATTCAGTTGCAAATCATGAGACAGCAGAGGTAATAATGCATGAGCAAGAACATGGGAAAGCTGATGTTGAATTGAGCTATCCAGCCTTGGTTCAGTCTGAATCAG GGAAATCCAAGGCAAAAAGGAAGAAACCTCATCAGGTGACATTTCTTCCGCTCAAGCGATTGCTGCATGCTACACCTTTTAAGAAGGCTCGGAAAAGTAAAAGGAGACATAAGATGGCATAA